The sequence below is a genomic window from Callithrix jacchus isolate 240 chromosome 16, calJac240_pri, whole genome shotgun sequence.
TTCATCTGACCTCCTCCGGGGCAATCCTGGTTTCCAGATTTTGTTCCTAACAACCCCTTGGGGATGTTGCCTATTGGGGATTTTCAAGCCACTTTTCCTCCCCTACACCCCATGCCAAGTATTTAGCCACCAGAACCACCCTGTAGGATCAGAAGACAGCTGTATCAGCGGCGGAATTTCCCCACAAAGCCCATACATCCAGAGTGCGAAGGAACAAGTTTCAGCCTCATCCTGGGCAGCGCTCTCTGGCCCCGGTGGAGAACCATAAGCGGCCGGTGGCTCTGCTCTCCCCACTAAATGGGTGGTTCAGGAGGCCAGGGGGCGGTGCCGGCTGCCGAGGCCAGCGGAAGAGCCCGGGGAAGCTCATCACACAGCCGAAAGCCACCTGCCCACCTCACCACACCTGCTAGGGGTCAAACCCCTCATAATGGACTGGGAAGAGCTCTATCACGGGTCCCTACTCTTACCACCGAACCGATCTCAGCGCACGGCCTCCTGGGAGATGTAGTCCGCACCGCTTCCCTTGACCCATACCCCCACCCCCGGCACCTCGAGTCCCCTCACAACTTTCTCGGCCTGGCCAGCTGAAGCTGGAGGTGCCGTCGGATTGTGGGGACGAGACGGCGCCCCGCGGAGGACTCGAGGTGCTCTCCCGAGTCCGAACGGAGGGAACTACACTTCCCAGGCCGCCCTGCGCGCGCCGAGCCAGGAGCCGGCTGCCTCGCTTTGCGTGACCGCGGCAGGTTGGTCCTGGAGCTGATGAGCGCAGAATATTTAGGCGAAAGCGAGAGGAGGGGGGCGTGCGGGGCAGGAGGAGTACCTCGCCAAGAAAATTATGCATGTGTTAGGAAAGCTCTGAGAGAATGGCTGTGGAAGGTAAGGGACGCTTGGGGCATTTTTAAGCTCCCTCTTAACCCGCGCACCCCAAGCCATAGATCCCCGAGGAAGCTTGGCGATCGTGGGGGAGGCGAGGAAAGCGGGTGGCGGAGAGCGGGCCCCTTCCTCCTTCACCTCTTGGCACTCACCTGCGCCGCCAAGGCCAATAGGCGCTTTAATTCAATTGCTTTGGAGAGACTGGAAGGGTAGGTGCGCAAGACTTTGAGGTAGAAGGTGTGGTGAAGAGTGTCCCTGAGGCGAAACGATATCCTGGAAATGGGCGGAAAGTCGGAGGATCGGGCACGAGGTTCTGGCCCCGAGATGCCCTTTTTCGCTGCCTCCTCCCGCCGGAGCAGACTGGGTGGCCCCGGGGCTGGGGATGCTTGGTTGGCCCCCTTCACGTGGGAGACGTCCCCGGGCCAGGTGCGTCCTTCGGAAGCTTGGACTGGGAATGGGTCGAGGGCCCTTCGTCCTGTGCACCTGCACCCAGCAGCGGCGGCCGCAGATATACCCAGAGGGTGGAGGTATCCCTACACCTGTCTCTGCTTTTACAGCCAGCGCCCCGGGCTTAGCAAAGTTTACAGGCAGGAAATGTAATCAGCCAGGGAAAAGAAGTGCAACAACCTCTTCGATTTGGGTGAATCCTTTTTTCTGAAGACCACTTTCTTTTTACAGTCTTGAGCTTCGGCTTTGCAGTTTTGACCTTACAGCCCTGCCTCCCTTGAACTTCCTGGTTGAAAGCAGCGCCGGGCTGCTCGTGAGGGGACCTGAGTTTTTCGTTTCAGATTCTCTTACCTTGGAACACAAGCTTCCTTGTTTAGGGTAGtttctgaagaaggaaaaaaaaaaaaattgtggaccAGAAGCGTTTGTGATGTCACATTAGAGGTCAAGCTGTGCCTGAATGATGAAATGATTGTGTGACGAAATGGGAGCCTACATTCACCTACAGAATTATGGTTCCTGAGTGCGGTCAGGTCAAAGGGGAACTGAGGTAGGGAGAGGAGGGCATGCCTGCTAGCTGCTTCAGGCGGCTTGCCAAGGGGAAATGAGCCTGTTCCTTGTAGACTAGAGACAGAGACTAGAAGAAACCATAAGGGCTGGCttgctcctccctctcctccctgccccaggagAAACAAACTGAACTAATCTGACTCTCCCTCCCCTTATAATGACTGTCTTAACAACCCGAAGTAGCAACAACCCAGCTCCTACACTCAGCACCCATAAATTCTAAAAACTCTTTGCATTTGTTTTATCTCAGGTTCAGAGATCCACAGCCAGCCACTTCCAGCTTTCCTAACTTTATTAGCAAAAATGAAGTCTTCTCTCTTACAACCAagatttttctaggttttcttttctgtgcaaaTGTACCAGAAGGGTGAcaatctggcttttttttttttttttgcatcgtTACCATTGATAGTCAAGACTTCAGATCAgatgccaaaacaaaacaaaacaaaacaaaacaaaaaagccgaGATAAAGTTCATCTTGAGCTTGAGACCAAGGATATGTTGAACCACTCCTGAAGTATCCCTTCTATGTCAGTATCCCTTCAGATGACACTGATTATGATCTCTCCTCTTCACTACTCCTGTGTCCCCAAGAGAGGGACACTCCCCCTTGTTGCTAGTTCACACTGCTCTTGAAAACAATTTCTTGTTCACTGTAAGAAGTATAAATTTGTCCTATTTCTTGCCTGATGGGCAATTACGCCAGTGAAGCCAGACTTTATGAAAACAAGAACTTAGGAAGGGAGTACATGTGGACTATGGAGAGTTTATTTTCTGGTGACTTATTTGGTTAAAGTACCTCTCTAGTAAACAGGTGATCCTGACTTTGATTCACAATGAGGTCTCAGATAATGAATTTTAATCTTTAATTGCAAATATTCCTATTTTTGGTCTTTGCAAAGATGTCAGCCTAGATCAGTCCCTTCCTAGTTACTCCTGCTTGGTCTTTCAAGTCTCAGAGAAAATATCATTTCCTCTGGGAACTTGTCCTagtcctccttttctttctgccttctcaGCAGTCTTTCCAGTCTATGGGAGGTGCCTCCTGCTTACACTTATCTTAACATTTAACATACTTAACCTGTCTCTTACTAGACTCTAAGCCCCTTGGGGGTTTGACTTGgactttatattttcagtagcaCAGTACTTGGCCCATAATAGATACTCAATGCTCATGAACTGCATGGCAAATATATTCATGGAGCTTTTGTAACTGGTTCTATAAGGGTAAATGGGGCTTTCTTGGAAGCCTAAATGCCATACAATAAGAGATGTCTGACAGATTTGAAGACAGACTTTTAAAGGAAGTGTTCATCTCTTCAGTCTTTTATCTTGATGCCTCAAAAATCTTTTAGAGCAGCAGTTTATATCTACTGCTGAGTAACATTGTCTCTGGCACGTTTGGGATATGTAGGAAGTGCTGCTGGGGGCTGCTATTGGTATTTTGGGCTTGTGGCCAGAGATAATAAATGTCCTGCAGTGCACTGCCATCCCATATCAATTTGCCAAGCCATGGCAAGTAATGACCAGTTTACTCAACTCATTGAGAAATGCTGCTTCAGAGAATAAGGAGTTTTGCCAGAGGaactgaaatagaaaatacagtatGGATTACTTAACAACTAAGCTGTAGTTttcatctctggaaaaaaaatg
It includes:
- the LOC144579771 gene encoding uncharacterized protein LOC144579771 — protein: MHNFLGEVLLLPRTPPSSRFRLNILRSSAPGPTCRGHAKRGSRLLARRAQGGLGSVVPSVRTRESTSSPPRGAVSSPQSDGTSSFSWPGRESCEGTRGAGGGGMGQGKRCGLHLPGGRALRSVRCIAKLSSLLNVLWL